One Urechidicola croceus genomic window, ATGAGGGTGCAAATTTCAACATGCTCAATTTAACTCTGTTATAATCGAGTCCTAGTTCTTCATCAAAATTTGGAGTTGCGTTTCCGTAACCAAAAAAGTTTCCACTAAAGTTTGGACTTGTATATTTTGTTTCTATCCCTAAATTGGCTTTTCCTATTACATTTGCAAACTCTCCATTGTATGAAAGTTCAAATCCATTTGTAGCAAAATAATAGGCTCCAGAAATGATATGTTGAGATGTAAATGGGTTTCTTTCAAATCCATAAACTGTATATGTATCGCTAATTCCAAATTTAACACCATCATCTGGATTATAACCAATAACTGGAATAATTTGGTTGGTATTGTTTTTTATTTTTTTGTATGAATATACATTTGTCTCATAATCATCAGTCAATTTAACCCGTGCTTTTTTGGCATTTTCTACATCATTTTTTTTAGACTTATAATCGTAAATAGATACTTTTCTACCGTTTTCAACAACATAAGTATCGTTATTTTGACCTCCAACAATTCTCAACGGAATTACAGAATTCCCTTTACCCTTTACTTCAAAGTAATCATCATCATCCAATCCATAAATCCAAATTTCTTCGGTCAAAGACTTGTCGTATAGATGTTCAAATGTGATATCGTCTTTTTTATTTTTCTTGATATTATAGGTTGTAACTTTAGTTTTTCCGTTTGGCAAACGAATAATTTCAAACCAATCATCACGATCTGTTCCTTTAATTACAGCATACTTTTTTATTATTTCAAAATATTCATCTGAATAATTTTTTAATTTATTTCTTCTTTGAATAAGTACACGTTTTATTTCTGCAACGGTTTCTCTATTTATTTCTTTTGGAATAAATTTTAATGCCTCATCAATAACTTCATCAGTAATATTTTTTTGAATAAATATTGCTTGTTCATCCCACAGTTCTTTATTTGTATCATTTATTAAAACCATATCTAATGAATATGGAGATGCATTAAAACTTTTGACACTACGTATATCTTCATTAAAACCTTCCATCAGTTTTAATGGAGGAATAATTCTAGTTAACAAACGCATCAAAGGGCCATCACCCATATTAGAAAATGTTTGATCTCTATCTCGCGGAATTGGCTTATATATTTTCATATCATTCTCTTCAAATACTGCCCATCGCCATTGATCAACGTGACGATCCCAATCACCGATAAGCATATCAAATAATCGTGCTCTTACATATGCTGTCTTATCAACTTGATGCTTGTTATTTTTTCTTAACTTCTTAAACAAATCGTCTGTACTAATGATTTTATCAGCATTTCCAAAACTTTTTTGATCTCCATGACCAGAAGTTACTCGTTCTTCAATCATGTATAATTCATCGCCAAATTCATTATTAAAAACACCTAAGGATTTTTGTTTAGGTATATAAAACAATCTAGGATTGGTATGATAAACATCTATTGCATCTGATAATGTTGCAGTTGTAAATGGTGCATATGGTTGTGAGCCAGTATAAAAATCAAGTAATAAATCTTCGGTATATGTATTTTCAAATTGACCAACGATATATTGATCTTTAAAAGCCATTGCTTGCAAATAAATTTCGGCACTTTTTTTAAGTGCACGCATTACATATTCTTTACCTTCAGGATTTTCTAATCGTAATGATTTTGATTGATGTCCTCCTCCTTTTCTTAGAGCTTTTAAACCTCCAAAAAGGGTGTCAATATTTACGGTTGGGGCATTGACTAAGGTGCTATAATCTTGTCTATATCTTTCTCCCCATACACTTCTATGAAACTTATTTTTTGTAGTTTTTTCCTTAGTGTAAACTGAAGCAGTTTTATGAGATTCAAACTCTTCTGGGTATCTTTTTTTTATATCATCATTATCTTTGGGTAGTACTTCTGTAACAAACAACAACTTTTCATTTACACCATCGGAAGTATCATAAAAACTTACTTGTGAAGACCCATCAGTAAAAACATCATATTTAGCATATCCTGAGCCTCCATAAGAAAATTTACTACCATTTACTACTCTTGCTGCTTCTCTTTTTGAACCAGCACCGCTAACAATTTGAGGAGTATTATCTTCAACTATGTATTGCAAATTGTGTTCATGCCCTGAAACAAAGACAACTTTTTCAGCAAATTGGGATAATGTTACTACTCTTTCTTGTAATTCTTTATACAGTTTGTTTTGAAGATCTGCTGGTGAAATTCCACTAGTTTTTCTTAATATATTAATTAAAGAACCAACTCCTGGCAATGGTACTTTTCCTTTAGGAAAAATTTGTTTATCCAATGAAAATTCTCCACCATGAGGTCCGTATGTAAACATTGGATGATGTATAGCAATGATTGTTGTTTTATTAGCATTCTTTTTTATTAATCCTTCAAGTTCTTCAAAGAATTTTTCTCTACTTTTTATTTCACAATCGTCATTAATATTTGGGTTTTTATCCCAATTGGTAATATACCATTCAGAATCTATGGCAATAACTACAATATTATCACTAATTTTTATTTGCTCAATTGGACAACCATTTTCAGGATAGAAGACCTTTTTGCTATCCAGTTTTTTTTGAACATAATCTTGTTGTCTTTCTAATCCTTTTAAACCAGAGTACCAATCGTGATTTCCTGGAATAAAAAATGCATTTCCAGCATATTCTTTAACCACATCTGTTTGAATATCTAATTGATGTTCTGCAAACTCTCTATTTTTATGCCCTTTTTTGGGCATTCCTGCAGGGTAAATATTATCTCCCAAAAACAGAACTGTTGTATTGTCATTGGCAGTTTTTAATTTTTCTTTTAAGACTTTTAATGATTGTGTAGATTCACCTATTTGGGCATTTCCTGCATCTCCAATTAAATAAAAAGAATGTGCTATTTCTTTAGATTCAGGAATAGCTGGGATATAATTTTTATCAGCATATTGAGGTTTATATGTGGCACAAGCATTCACTACAAAAACAAATAATGCTAATAATAAAATCTTGTAAAATTTCTTCATTAAAAAATAATTTTAAAGACTTAAACTTTTAAACGCAACAGCAAATGCAGTTACTGATACAATTACTCCTACTAAAAAAATAGTATATGTAATTCGTAATATTTTATACTTTTTATGTAAAACTAATCCTAAATAGTACAAATCTTTAGTCATTGATGAATAGAGATAATCTCCATCCTTCATCATTTCACCCATTGCCCATTCAAAATCTTCTAGTTTGACTTTATGAAAATTTCCAAAGAATAAAAGATTCACTTTTTTTTGTGCCACATCTTCTTTCGTAAATTTTCCACTCGTTACATTTGGTCTTGTTGCAATAACAGATAGAGCCATTGATATTAAACTAAACACTACAAATATTACTGTAGGAATAATTAAATATTCATTGGAAGGATTGTCTAATTTTGGTATTAGATTAGAAAGTGCAAGTGAAATAATAATTGCATTCACTGACAGTAAAATATTTGCTTTAGTATCGGCAATATTACTTAATGTTATGTGATTACGAAGCGTAGTTCTAAACATTGTTTCTATACCTCTTTCAGGAGTTTTGGCTTTCTCCTTTTTCAATTTCAACTCTTCTTTTTTTAATTGAAGTTTTTTATTATCTCCATCTTTTTTACGAGTTAAATTGTATAACTCAAGAAGGTTTTTATCTTTTCTAGGTTGCCAGTTTTCAATTGCATATTCTGTATAAAAGTGATGCCTTTTAGTAAGAAAATCAATATTTTCTTGAGTCCATTCTATATTTGTAAAAGTTTTTAAGTTTAATTGCGCCCATTCTTCCCTAAGTAATTCGCTTGATTCTATATAACTTTTGCTTCCTACATGTGCGCAATCTGCATCTAAAATTATTTTTTCTAAAAGGGTTTTTGGAGCATTGGTTCTTGTAGTAACTAAAATTAAATCCTTAACCTTTTTTATAGTCGATTCCGCAACTTTTTCTTGCATTAAAAATTCTTCTGCAATTTCAGCACTATGTTGTTCGTGATTTTCAGCACTTTTTAAAAATCCTGAATCATGAAACCAAGCCGCTAATTCTAAAACTTGAGTATCTTTTGGCCCAATTTTTTCGAACTCAACTAATTGTTTTACAAATTTTACAACTCTTCTAGTATGTCCTAAATTATGATAAATATATTCACTCGATAGATTTGTTGTTAATTGAGAAGTAATATAATCTTCTACTTTATTAAGTATAGTCATAATTAATTATGCGTTAATATCTTCAATTAATTGATTAATTGTTATTGTTTTCTTTTCATCAAAATCAGAAGTATATATTACTTCTACTCGTAAGGCTTTTAATCCGGTAACACCTTGTAGATCTTCTAACTCCAACTTCTCTACTTTACCTAATAAGTTTTTTGACTGTAAGTATTTTATGTATTTTTTATACTCTTTAG contains:
- a CDS encoding metallophosphoesterase, yielding MKKFYKILLLALFVFVVNACATYKPQYADKNYIPAIPESKEIAHSFYLIGDAGNAQIGESTQSLKVLKEKLKTANDNTTVLFLGDNIYPAGMPKKGHKNREFAEHQLDIQTDVVKEYAGNAFFIPGNHDWYSGLKGLERQQDYVQKKLDSKKVFYPENGCPIEQIKISDNIVVIAIDSEWYITNWDKNPNINDDCEIKSREKFFEELEGLIKKNANKTTIIAIHHPMFTYGPHGGEFSLDKQIFPKGKVPLPGVGSLINILRKTSGISPADLQNKLYKELQERVVTLSQFAEKVVFVSGHEHNLQYIVEDNTPQIVSGAGSKREAARVVNGSKFSYGGSGYAKYDVFTDGSSQVSFYDTSDGVNEKLLFVTEVLPKDNDDIKKRYPEEFESHKTASVYTKEKTTKNKFHRSVWGERYRQDYSTLVNAPTVNIDTLFGGLKALRKGGGHQSKSLRLENPEGKEYVMRALKKSAEIYLQAMAFKDQYIVGQFENTYTEDLLLDFYTGSQPYAPFTTATLSDAIDVYHTNPRLFYIPKQKSLGVFNNEFGDELYMIEERVTSGHGDQKSFGNADKIISTDDLFKKLRKNNKHQVDKTAYVRARLFDMLIGDWDRHVDQWRWAVFEENDMKIYKPIPRDRDQTFSNMGDGPLMRLLTRIIPPLKLMEGFNEDIRSVKSFNASPYSLDMVLINDTNKELWDEQAIFIQKNITDEVIDEALKFIPKEINRETVAEIKRVLIQRRNKLKNYSDEYFEIIKKYAVIKGTDRDDWFEIIRLPNGKTKVTTYNIKKNKKDDITFEHLYDKSLTEEIWIYGLDDDDYFEVKGKGNSVIPLRIVGGQNNDTYVVENGRKVSIYDYKSKKNDVENAKKARVKLTDDYETNVYSYKKIKNNTNQIIPVIGYNPDDGVKFGISDTYTVYGFERNPFTSQHIISGAYYFATNGFELSYNGEFANVIGKANLGIETKYTSPNFSGNFFGYGNATPNFDEELGLDYNRVKLSMLKFAPSLIWRGRTGASFKTSMIYESVEVEETEGRYVNTFYVESGEENTESFIGFETDLNFKNKDNDAFPTLGMQTGLTLGYKSNINNSNGFGYVIPSLGFDYKLVSSGQLVFATLAKAHIMLGDDYEFYQAANIGGNNGLRGYRNERFTGSSSFVQSTDLRLNLRKVQTAVIPLNIGIYAGFDYGKVWIEDNLFYNPDFHSENWNTSVGGGIFFNAADVLSGNLAAFNSDDGVRITFGIGFGF
- a CDS encoding Pycsar system effector family protein, coding for MTILNKVEDYITSQLTTNLSSEYIYHNLGHTRRVVKFVKQLVEFEKIGPKDTQVLELAAWFHDSGFLKSAENHEQHSAEIAEEFLMQEKVAESTIKKVKDLILVTTRTNAPKTLLEKIILDADCAHVGSKSYIESSELLREEWAQLNLKTFTNIEWTQENIDFLTKRHHFYTEYAIENWQPRKDKNLLELYNLTRKKDGDNKKLQLKKEELKLKKEKAKTPERGIETMFRTTLRNHITLSNIADTKANILLSVNAIIISLALSNLIPKLDNPSNEYLIIPTVIFVVFSLISMALSVIATRPNVTSGKFTKEDVAQKKVNLLFFGNFHKVKLEDFEWAMGEMMKDGDYLYSSMTKDLYYLGLVLHKKYKILRITYTIFLVGVIVSVTAFAVAFKSLSL